Within Desulfurobacterium thermolithotrophum DSM 11699, the genomic segment AAAGCAGATAAACTCTCCTTTGAAAACCTCTTCGTCGTTTCTTTTTACAACAACCTCGACAATTTTTTTCTTTCCTTCTTCTGAAATAACTTTTGCTATGGCTAGAACTTTTTCTCCAACTTTTACAGGTTTTAAGAATCTTACATTTGCTCCACCGAGAACAACGTTTGGATGATTAACAGAAAGCATTGCTGCATAATCTGCCTGTCCAAAGATAAATCCTCCATGAACAAGACCCTTGTCATCTGCTGCCATTTCTTCTGTCGTTGTAAGCTCTACTTCAGCATAACCTTGCGATAACTTTGTAGGAATTCCGCATAAATTTTGGTTGATCTTTTGATGGGTTTTAATTTCCATTTGTTTTTCTCCCTCTTTTGTATTTATTAAACAAAATTAAAATTTTTTTATTCCCTTGTCAAAATTTTCATTTTGACTATCCTTATCACTGAAACCAGTATTAGAGGTAACTTAAATGGAAAAAGCAATTATCGAAAGACTGGACAGAATAGTAGAAAAGTTTAAGGAAATAGAAGAGAGTCTTGGAAAACCGGAGATTATTGCTGATCAAAAAAAGTTTCAAGCTCTAGCAAAAGAACATAAAGAACTCCAGCCAATCTATGAAACATACATGGAGTATAAAAAGACAAAGCAAGGAATAGAAGAAGCTATTGAAATAATAGAAAGTGCTAATGAAGATGAACTAATAGAACTTGCAAAAGAAGAAAAGAAAGAATTAGAAGAAAGACTAGAGCAGTTAGAAGCTGAACTTAAAAAACTCTTGATTCCAAAAGATCCAAACGATGAGAAAAATGTAATCTTAGAGATAAGAGCTGGAACAGGCGGAGAGGAAGCAGCTCTCTTTGCACAGGATCTCTTCAGAATGTACACAAGGTATGCAGAGAAGAAGGGCTGGAAGGTTGAAATCCTCTCTCTCAACGAGACAGGACTTGGTGGAATTAAGGAAGTTATAGCTACAATTTCTGGAAAAGGTGCCTACAGTAGGCTTAAGTACGAAAGTGGAGTTCATAGAGTTCAGAGAATTCCTGTAACAGAATCCGGTGGAAGGATTCACACATCTGCTGCAACTGTTGCAATTTTACCGGAAGCAGAAGAGGTTGATATTCATATAGATGAGAAAGACTTAAAGATAGATACTTACCGTTCTTCTGGTGCTGGTGGACAGCACGTA encodes:
- a CDS encoding hotdog domain-containing protein — protein: MEIKTHQKINQNLCGIPTKLSQGYAEVELTTTEEMAADDKGLVHGGFIFGQADYAAMLSVNHPNVVLGGANVRFLKPVKVGEKVLAIAKVISEEGKKKIVEVVVKRNDEEVFKGEFICFVLPTHVLDR
- the prfA gene encoding peptide chain release factor 1, translated to MEKAIIERLDRIVEKFKEIEESLGKPEIIADQKKFQALAKEHKELQPIYETYMEYKKTKQGIEEAIEIIESANEDELIELAKEEKKELEERLEQLEAELKKLLIPKDPNDEKNVILEIRAGTGGEEAALFAQDLFRMYTRYAEKKGWKVEILSLNETGLGGIKEVIATISGKGAYSRLKYESGVHRVQRIPVTESGGRIHTSAATVAILPEAEEVDIHIDEKDLKIDTYRSSGAGGQHVNTTDSAVRITHIPTGIVVTCSNERSQIQNRIKAMKILRARLKELYERQQKEQLDSARRSQIGSGDRSEKIRTYNFPENRVTDHRIKLTLYNLEEFLDGELDEMIDALTAAEQAEKIEALARE